ATGTTTTGCAAAAAGGTCCAGCATATGGTTAAGAAAAGGTATGGTGGTAGTTATTTCACCCCTTCCCCTGCCATTAAGGGTGATCTCCACCGATACCTCTGTTTCGGTTGTTTTTCTGTATGCTTTTCCCATCCGCTTCATAACAACACCATCTTTCCCCTTAGATGACCTTATTCAGGGAATATTCGATAATCCCTTCCGCCCCCGCCTCCTGAAGGAGGGGGATCAAATCTCTGACAGCATTTTTGCCCACGACGGTCTCAACGGCGAACCAATCTTCTGAATGCAAACTGGATATCGTCGGCGCTTTCAGGGAGGGAAGCAAAAGGACAACACGTTCGAGATTTGCCCTGGAAACGTTTAACTTTAAGCCGACCTTACCCATGGCCCCCAGGGAACCGTTGAGAAGTGTCCTTATCTGCTCTATCTTTCGCCGCTTCCAGGGATCCTTCCATGCCCCATGATTGGCAATCAACTGGGTATTGGTCTTCATCAATTCACAAATGATCCTTAACTTGTTGGCCCTGATGGTACTTCCTGTTTCCGTAACCTCCACAATGGCATCCACAAGGCCCTCGACAACTTTGGCCTCCGTTGCCCCCCAGGAAAATTCAACATGAACATTGATGTTTCTCTCCTTGAAATATTTTCTTGTAAAATTAACCAGTTCTGTTGATATTTTTTTCCCCTCTAAATCCTCTATGGAACTGATGGGGGAGTCTTCTCTGACGACCAGCACCCACCTTGCCTCTCGGGGCGATGTCTTT
The DNA window shown above is from Syntrophales bacterium and carries:
- the hisG gene encoding ATP phosphoribosyltransferase codes for the protein MKLKLGIPKGSLESNTIELFKRAGWRISYDSRSYFPDIDDEEISCTLVRAQEMSRYVEDGTLDIGLTGRDWIMENNSDVVVVQDLIYSKTSPREARWVLVVREDSPISSIEDLEGKKISTELVNFTRKYFKERNINVHVEFSWGATEAKVVEGLVDAIVEVTETGSTIRANKLRIICELMKTNTQLIANHGAWKDPWKRRKIEQIRTLLNGSLGAMGKVGLKLNVSRANLERVVLLLPSLKAPTISSLHSEDWFAVETVVGKNAVRDLIPLLQEAGAEGIIEYSLNKVI